From Desulfovibrio sp. TomC, a single genomic window includes:
- the gcvH gene encoding glycine cleavage system protein GcvH, with protein sequence MQKDLLYSKTHEWVRIEDEIAMVGITDFAQEQLGDITYVELPAVGDTVEAGREMGSVESVKAASELYSPVSGEVIEVNDELEGAPEKVNTDPYGEGWLIRVRLSDEPTGLLSPEEYEELAKAEH encoded by the coding sequence ATGCAAAAGGATCTGCTCTATTCCAAAACCCACGAGTGGGTACGCATCGAGGACGAAATCGCCATGGTCGGCATTACCGACTTTGCCCAGGAACAACTCGGCGACATTACCTATGTGGAGCTGCCCGCCGTCGGCGACACCGTGGAAGCCGGACGGGAAATGGGCTCTGTCGAGTCCGTCAAGGCGGCCAGCGAACTCTACAGCCCGGTCAGCGGCGAAGTCATTGAGGTCAACGACGAGCTGGAAGGCGCGCCGGAGAAGGTCAACACCGACCCCTACGGCGAAGGCTGGCTCATCCGGGTACGTCTGAGTGACGAACCCACCGGCCTGCTGTCGCCCGAAGAATACGAGGAACTGGCCAAGGCCGAGCATTAA
- the gcvPA gene encoding aminomethyl-transferring glycine dehydrogenase subunit GcvPA — MPYIPHTPEEIREMLDVVGLPDIDALFAEIPASLRPKSFDLPKGATEMAVRIAMERLAAKNRIDMVSFLGGGYYDHYVPAASDMLLSRGEFYTAYTPYQPEASQGTLQAIFEYQTAVTRLLDMECSNAGVYDGGTALYEALMMAVRHTRRKKAVVSETVSPIYRIVLATYTKNLHLDLVVVPHKNGLDDFEALSAAIDAETAAVVVQNPNFFGNVQDFTELFATAKAKGAVSIMSCYPVLQTVLKTPGAMGADIATAEGQSLGLPLSFGGPYLGIMTCQKPMIRQMPGRIAGRTKDGQGRTGYVLTLQAREQHIRRQKATSNICSNQALCALRALINLCLTGNEGLTRQAARSIENANYAAWKLCSIPGVSLLNEAPFGNEFAAVFPVNAKQVARTLMDDGIVPGFPLGRYYQGLENALLICCTEKHDRADIDRLARRLEKAL; from the coding sequence ATGCCCTATATCCCCCATACCCCGGAGGAAATCCGGGAAATGCTCGACGTTGTCGGCCTGCCCGACATAGACGCCCTTTTTGCCGAAATCCCGGCCTCGCTGCGGCCCAAAAGCTTTGACCTGCCCAAAGGGGCCACGGAAATGGCCGTGCGCATCGCCATGGAGCGGCTGGCGGCCAAAAACCGGATCGACATGGTCAGTTTTTTAGGCGGCGGCTATTACGACCATTACGTCCCGGCCGCCTCGGACATGCTGTTGTCGCGCGGCGAGTTCTACACCGCCTACACGCCCTACCAGCCGGAAGCCTCCCAGGGCACGTTGCAGGCCATCTTTGAATACCAGACCGCCGTCACCCGGCTGCTGGACATGGAATGCTCCAACGCCGGGGTCTATGACGGCGGCACGGCGCTTTACGAGGCGCTCATGATGGCCGTGCGCCACACCCGGCGCAAAAAAGCCGTGGTCAGCGAGACCGTCAGCCCCATCTACCGCATCGTCCTGGCCACCTACACCAAAAACCTCCATCTCGATCTGGTGGTGGTGCCGCATAAAAACGGCCTGGACGACTTCGAGGCCCTGTCTGCGGCCATCGACGCCGAAACGGCGGCGGTTGTGGTGCAAAATCCCAATTTCTTCGGCAACGTCCAGGACTTCACCGAACTTTTCGCCACGGCCAAGGCCAAGGGCGCGGTTTCCATCATGTCCTGCTATCCGGTGCTCCAGACCGTCCTGAAGACCCCCGGGGCCATGGGAGCCGACATTGCCACGGCCGAGGGCCAGAGCCTCGGCCTGCCGCTGTCCTTTGGCGGACCGTATCTGGGCATCATGACCTGCCAAAAGCCCATGATCCGCCAGATGCCCGGCCGCATCGCCGGGCGCACCAAGGACGGCCAGGGACGCACCGGCTACGTGCTGACCCTGCAAGCCCGGGAGCAGCACATCCGTCGCCAGAAGGCCACCTCCAACATCTGCTCCAACCAGGCCTTGTGCGCCCTGCGCGCCCTCATAAACCTCTGCCTGACCGGCAACGAGGGACTCACCCGGCAAGCCGCCCGGTCCATTGAAAACGCCAATTACGCCGCCTGGAAATTGTGCTCCATTCCCGGGGTGTCGCTCCTCAATGAAGCCCCGTTTGGCAACGAGTTCGCGGCCGTCTTTCCGGTCAATGCCAAGCAGGTGGCCAGAACGCTCATGGACGACGGCATCGTGCCGGGCTTTCCGCTGGGCCGCTACTACCAGGGCCTGGAAAACGCGCTCCTTATCTGCTGCACCGAAAAGCACGACCGCGCCGACATCGATCGTCTGGCCCGGCGGCTGGAGAAAGCCTTATGA
- the gcvPB gene encoding aminomethyl-transferring glycine dehydrogenase subunit GcvPB: MSTVFSKSVPGREGVWPDAPKTAPIDFIPPGLLRDGDVGLPSLSELDVVRHFTALSRKNYGIDSNFYPLGSCTMKYNPKFTEEVAALAGFSRLHPLTPQLPGGGDMSAGSLEVMYEMEQCLCEITGMAAFTLHPMAGAHGELTGALMIAAYHADKGHKKTKIICPDSAHGTNPASAAIAGFEVVTIESKDGMIDPAALAAVIDDETAGVMMTVPNTLGLFERHLPEIVALCRKFDALLYYDGANLNAILGKLRVGDAGFDVVHLNLHKTFATPHGGGGPGSGPVGVSERLIPYLPISRVQKDDAGRFSLSYDHPKSIGYVAPFYGNFGVVLKAYAYILRLGREGLTRVSESAVLSANYMRKRLADAIEVPYNRVCMHEFVASAAKLAAEKNVRALDIAKALLDRGYHAPTIYFPLIVKEALMFEPTETESKDTLDVFVADLLDILALAETDPEAVRACPTTLPVGRLDETHAARAMEITDDL, from the coding sequence ATGAGCACTGTTTTTTCCAAATCCGTGCCCGGCCGCGAAGGGGTCTGGCCCGACGCCCCCAAGACCGCGCCCATCGATTTCATCCCGCCGGGCCTGTTGCGCGACGGCGACGTCGGCCTGCCGTCGCTGTCCGAACTTGACGTGGTGCGCCATTTTACGGCCCTGTCGCGCAAGAACTACGGCATCGACTCCAACTTCTATCCGCTGGGGTCGTGCACCATGAAGTACAACCCCAAGTTCACCGAGGAAGTGGCCGCCCTGGCCGGCTTCTCCAGGCTCCATCCGCTCACCCCCCAGCTGCCCGGCGGCGGCGACATGTCGGCCGGGTCGCTCGAAGTCATGTATGAGATGGAACAGTGCCTGTGCGAAATCACGGGCATGGCCGCCTTTACCCTGCACCCCATGGCCGGAGCCCACGGCGAATTGACCGGCGCGCTCATGATCGCCGCCTATCATGCGGATAAAGGCCATAAAAAGACCAAGATCATCTGCCCGGATTCGGCCCATGGCACCAACCCGGCCTCGGCCGCCATCGCCGGTTTCGAGGTCGTGACCATCGAATCCAAGGACGGCATGATCGACCCGGCCGCCCTGGCCGCCGTCATCGACGACGAGACCGCCGGTGTCATGATGACCGTACCCAACACCCTTGGCCTGTTCGAGCGCCATCTGCCCGAGATCGTGGCCCTTTGCCGCAAATTCGACGCGCTCCTCTACTACGACGGGGCCAACCTCAACGCCATTTTGGGCAAGCTGCGGGTGGGCGACGCCGGTTTTGACGTGGTGCACCTCAACCTGCACAAGACCTTTGCCACGCCCCACGGCGGCGGCGGACCGGGGTCCGGTCCGGTTGGCGTGTCCGAGCGGCTCATCCCCTATCTGCCCATCTCCCGGGTGCAAAAGGACGACGCCGGCCGGTTCTCCCTCAGCTACGACCATCCCAAATCCATCGGCTATGTGGCCCCGTTTTACGGCAACTTCGGGGTGGTGCTCAAAGCCTACGCCTACATCCTGCGCCTGGGCCGCGAGGGACTGACCCGGGTGTCGGAGTCGGCCGTGCTCTCGGCCAATTATATGCGCAAGCGGTTGGCCGACGCCATTGAGGTGCCGTACAACCGGGTGTGCATGCACGAGTTCGTGGCTTCCGCCGCCAAGCTCGCAGCCGAGAAGAACGTCCGGGCGCTCGATATTGCCAAGGCGCTCCTGGATCGCGGCTACCACGCCCCGACCATCTACTTCCCGTTGATCGTCAAGGAAGCGCTCATGTTCGAGCCGACCGAGACCGAGAGCAAGGACACGCTTGACGTCTTTGTGGCCGATCTGCTGGACATCCTGGCCCTGGCCGAGACCGATCCCGAGGCCGTGCGCGCCTGCCCCACCACCCTGCCGGTCGGCCGCCTGGACGAGACCCATGCTGCCCGGGCCATGGAGATCACCGATGACCTCTAA
- a CDS encoding dihydrolipoyl dehydrogenase family protein, with translation MTSNPAKRLVVVGAGPGGYEAALTGATAGLAVTLVERGKLGGTCLNWGCIPTKHLLATTLAVEALAAQAKQKLASGTVTPDLAAIQAKKKKLIAATHSAMAATLQKAGVRHVTANLTGVAPGLAQVAGGGETEDLPFDALILALGSRAASFPGVKPDGQAVLGVAPVLDFTEAPESLVIVGAGAIGLEIAAVYHRLGTKVTLVDAAPRLAPAEDPDVAKVVAQVMRRQGIDARPGVTVESLVTEDGRAKLTLAGGETILADKALVAIGRFAATVVPGLADCGVAFADPSPNRSWIKTGDTLEAAPGIYAVGDCNGRVLLAHAASSQGVYAARHAAGMETGPYAPGPIPGCYYGSPEIMRVGAIAAPGDLVSEAAFVANPIAQAHADTPGFARVAWKNDKVTGITAVGHGASTMATLATVIVSQAWTRNQAEELIFPHPGLDETLKAALLGEKKVKA, from the coding sequence ATGACCTCTAATCCGGCCAAACGGCTGGTGGTGGTCGGAGCCGGTCCCGGCGGCTACGAGGCGGCGCTGACCGGCGCGACGGCGGGCCTGGCCGTCACCCTGGTCGAGCGCGGCAAACTGGGCGGCACCTGCCTCAATTGGGGCTGCATTCCCACCAAGCACCTGCTGGCCACCACCCTGGCTGTGGAAGCCCTGGCCGCCCAGGCCAAACAGAAGCTGGCCAGCGGTACGGTGACCCCGGATCTGGCCGCCATCCAGGCCAAAAAGAAAAAACTCATTGCCGCCACCCACTCGGCCATGGCCGCCACGCTCCAAAAAGCCGGCGTCCGACACGTCACGGCCAACCTGACCGGGGTCGCCCCGGGCCTGGCCCAGGTGGCCGGCGGCGGCGAAACCGAAGACCTGCCCTTTGACGCCCTGATCCTGGCCCTGGGCTCGCGGGCTGCCAGCTTCCCCGGGGTCAAGCCCGACGGACAGGCGGTGCTCGGCGTTGCCCCGGTGCTGGATTTCACCGAAGCGCCCGAGAGTCTTGTCATTGTCGGGGCCGGGGCCATCGGCCTGGAGATTGCCGCCGTCTACCATCGCCTGGGGACCAAGGTGACCCTGGTCGACGCCGCCCCCCGCCTCGCCCCGGCCGAAGACCCGGACGTGGCCAAGGTCGTGGCCCAGGTCATGCGCCGCCAAGGCATCGACGCCCGCCCCGGGGTCACGGTGGAAAGCCTTGTCACCGAGGACGGCCGGGCCAAACTCACCCTGGCCGGCGGCGAAACCATCCTCGCCGACAAGGCGCTCGTGGCCATCGGCCGCTTTGCCGCCACCGTCGTCCCGGGCCTTGCCGACTGCGGCGTGGCCTTTGCCGACCCCTCGCCCAACCGCTCCTGGATCAAGACCGGCGACACCCTGGAGGCCGCGCCCGGCATCTATGCCGTGGGCGACTGCAACGGCCGGGTGCTCCTGGCCCACGCCGCATCCAGCCAGGGCGTCTATGCCGCCCGCCACGCCGCCGGGATGGAAACCGGGCCGTATGCCCCGGGTCCCATCCCGGGCTGCTACTACGGCTCGCCGGAGATCATGCGCGTCGGGGCCATCGCCGCCCCGGGCGATCTGGTGTCCGAAGCGGCCTTCGTGGCCAACCCCATTGCCCAGGCCCATGCCGATACGCCCGGCTTTGCCCGGGTGGCCTGGAAGAACGACAAAGTGACCGGCATCACCGCCGTCGGCCACGGCGCATCGACCATGGCCACGCTGGCCACGGTCATCGTGTCCCAGGCCTGGACCCGTAACCAAGCCGAGGAACTCATCTTCCCGCATCCGGGACTGGACGAGACGCTCAAGGCTGCACTGTTGGGCGAGAAAAAGGTGAAGGCGTAA
- a CDS encoding L-2-amino-thiazoline-4-carboxylic acid hydrolase, with the protein MLHHCITAQARESTGVSRRFILQAGVTGLCACFFPWPAVAASKAAKASGLAAAPPAPSAPVGFYMENKAKFLADFKGICAGAEKWMAARVSEPVAKATADDAVRRFESLLPGLPDLGGLANRNQPFITMAGWLTALYQAMREKGLAAKDAGRLLYDLYAADWASIPPQKAHAMGAALFSPAAQASLKEWAETSQQKLLPGDWVGKFIPGDGKAFDLGYDYTECGAVKYFKAQGVAEVAPYYCLNDFLASRAQGTGLARQHTIAQGDALCDFRYKQGRAVTQDWNTETPRFEGKKPA; encoded by the coding sequence ATGCTGCACCATTGCATCACTGCGCAGGCTCGGGAATCGACCGGCGTCAGCCGCCGTTTCATCCTCCAGGCCGGCGTCACCGGCCTTTGCGCCTGCTTCTTTCCCTGGCCGGCGGTCGCCGCATCGAAGGCCGCCAAGGCGTCCGGACTGGCCGCCGCTCCCCCTGCCCCGAGCGCGCCGGTCGGTTTTTACATGGAAAACAAGGCCAAGTTCCTGGCCGATTTCAAGGGCATATGCGCCGGGGCCGAGAAATGGATGGCCGCGCGCGTCTCCGAACCCGTCGCCAAAGCCACGGCCGATGACGCGGTGCGCCGCTTCGAGTCCCTGCTCCCGGGCCTGCCCGATCTGGGCGGCCTGGCCAACCGCAACCAGCCCTTTATCACCATGGCCGGCTGGCTGACCGCACTCTATCAGGCCATGCGCGAAAAAGGCCTGGCCGCCAAAGATGCCGGGCGACTTCTCTACGACCTCTACGCCGCCGACTGGGCTTCGATCCCGCCCCAAAAGGCCCACGCCATGGGCGCGGCGCTCTTTTCCCCGGCCGCCCAGGCCAGTCTCAAGGAATGGGCCGAAACCAGCCAGCAGAAGCTGCTCCCCGGCGACTGGGTGGGCAAATTCATCCCCGGCGACGGCAAAGCCTTTGACCTCGGTTACGACTATACCGAGTGCGGCGCGGTCAAGTATTTCAAAGCCCAGGGCGTGGCCGAAGTGGCCCCGTATTATTGCCTAAACGACTTCCTGGCCTCGCGCGCCCAGGGCACGGGCCTCGCCCGCCAGCACACCATCGCCCAGGGCGATGCCCTGTGCGACTTCCGCTACAAGCAGGGCCGGGCCGTAACCCAGGACTGGAACACCGAGACGCCGCGCTTCGAAGGCAAAAAACCGGCGTAG
- a CDS encoding Maf family protein, with protein sequence MTVTHTNLILASASPRRRELLGLAGIAFDIVVSPVEEPAPDTGEHPAAYAARMARRKAAAVARQHPEAVVLGADSVVAVGETILGKPKDAGDALRMLTLLSGRTHQVVTGCALFAPGREPAIFTVSTDVTMLEISQARLAAYVATGEPMDKAGAYAIQGGAAAFVATICGSYTNVVGLPLAEAVEILRTYGAITPANH encoded by the coding sequence ATGACCGTTACGCACACGAATCTCATTCTGGCCTCGGCCTCGCCCCGCCGCCGCGAACTGCTCGGGCTGGCCGGCATCGCCTTCGATATTGTGGTCAGCCCCGTTGAGGAACCAGCCCCGGACACGGGCGAACACCCGGCCGCCTATGCCGCCCGCATGGCCAGGCGCAAGGCCGCGGCCGTGGCCAGGCAGCACCCCGAGGCCGTGGTCCTCGGCGCGGATTCGGTCGTGGCGGTTGGGGAAACGATTCTGGGCAAACCAAAAGATGCTGGCGACGCCCTGCGGATGTTGACGCTGCTGTCGGGCCGCACGCATCAGGTGGTGACCGGCTGCGCCCTCTTCGCCCCAGGCCGTGAGCCGGCAATCTTCACCGTCTCGACGGATGTAACGATGCTGGAGATTTCCCAGGCGCGATTGGCTGCCTACGTCGCCACCGGCGAACCCATGGACAAGGCCGGCGCCTATGCCATCCAGGGCGGCGCGGCGGCGTTTGTCGCGACAATTTGCGGGTCCTATACCAACGTCGTCGGCTTGCCGTTGGCTGAGGCTGTAGAAATATTGAGAACTTACGGGGCTATCACTCCAGCAAATCACTAA
- a CDS encoding restriction endonuclease translates to MNIPPYSEMMLPTIQVIDELGGSGTIQEIADGVIQLLKLPESVTSQLHNPDKSSQTEVEYRLAWCRTYLKIFGLLQNSERGIWSFTDKYQRGMKLTSEEIIQNVRKTNKNSKKKVTNESPEAIPEPIDWRETIHQKILSLKPDAFERLTKRLLREAGFVQVEVTGQSGDGGIDGKGIVKIQDVLSYHVVFQCKRYKGSVGPGAIRDFRGAMVGRADKGLFITTGTFTREATKEATRDGASPIDLIDGDDLVDLLKKLRLGVSVRMVEEVEVDGPWFEKI, encoded by the coding sequence GTGAATATTCCTCCGTACTCTGAAATGATGCTACCTACTATCCAAGTTATTGACGAACTTGGTGGATCTGGGACAATCCAGGAAATTGCTGATGGAGTTATCCAACTTTTGAAGCTCCCAGAATCCGTAACATCCCAATTGCACAACCCTGACAAATCAAGTCAAACTGAAGTTGAATACCGCCTTGCTTGGTGCAGAACATATTTAAAAATATTTGGACTACTACAAAACTCTGAGCGTGGCATATGGTCTTTCACAGACAAGTATCAGCGAGGAATGAAACTTACTTCAGAAGAAATAATACAAAATGTGCGTAAAACAAATAAAAATTCAAAGAAGAAAGTAACAAATGAAAGTCCAGAAGCGATTCCAGAGCCAATCGACTGGAGAGAAACAATTCATCAGAAAATTCTATCCCTAAAGCCCGATGCCTTTGAGCGTCTTACGAAACGTTTATTGAGAGAAGCTGGATTCGTTCAAGTTGAAGTCACAGGTCAATCAGGAGATGGAGGCATAGACGGTAAGGGCATAGTGAAAATACAGGATGTTCTGAGTTATCATGTTGTATTTCAATGCAAGCGCTATAAAGGATCAGTTGGTCCTGGAGCTATCCGCGATTTTCGGGGCGCGATGGTAGGACGTGCGGACAAAGGACTTTTCATTACCACCGGAACCTTTACTCGTGAAGCGACCAAAGAGGCTACCCGTGACGGAGCCTCACCGATTGACCTAATCGACGGTGATGACCTTGTTGATCTACTCAAGAAACTCCGACTTGGTGTGAGTGTTCGGATGGTTGAAGAAGTTGAAGTCGATGGCCCGTGGTTTGAGAAAATATAG
- a CDS encoding pyridoxamine 5'-phosphate oxidase family protein has product MFTDTFKKVIAKEGVVSIVTCADGEAHVVNTWNSYLVTPDEKTLLIPAWKMRKTEGKVLQNDKVLLTLGSKEIEGCMGPGTGFLLEGVARFLKQGPEFDMMKEKFPFLTRVLEVTVTSLKQTL; this is encoded by the coding sequence ATGTTCACGGATACGTTCAAGAAAGTGATCGCCAAGGAAGGGGTGGTGTCCATCGTGACCTGCGCGGATGGCGAGGCCCATGTGGTCAATACCTGGAATTCCTATCTGGTGACCCCGGATGAGAAGACGCTTCTCATTCCCGCCTGGAAAATGCGGAAAACCGAGGGGAAGGTACTGCAAAACGACAAGGTGCTGTTGACGCTCGGCAGCAAGGAAATCGAGGGGTGCATGGGGCCTGGCACGGGGTTCTTGCTCGAAGGCGTTGCTCGATTCCTCAAGCAGGGGCCGGAATTTGATATGATGAAAGAAAAGTTTCCATTTTTGACCCGGGTTCTTGAGGTTACGGTGACGTCGCTCAAACAGACGCTCTAG
- a CDS encoding RrF2 family transcriptional regulator, producing MQFSIGVEYAFHSLFYMVDMPEGKTVGIRRIAQLHGITETYLSKIFAKLGRAHIVKSIPGVKGGYALARDAADISFWDIIEAVEGPDYLFQCAEIRKKNIFVDDPSVFSEKCPCLIKVVIQEAEDAFRDSLRRKSLRWLFDRVRGSFPEAKKQAMADWIDGA from the coding sequence GTGCAATTCAGTATTGGAGTGGAATACGCATTTCACTCGCTTTTCTACATGGTTGACATGCCCGAGGGAAAGACGGTGGGGATCAGGCGCATCGCGCAATTGCATGGAATTACCGAAACGTATCTCTCAAAAATCTTTGCCAAGCTCGGCCGGGCGCACATCGTCAAATCCATCCCTGGCGTCAAAGGCGGTTATGCCTTGGCCAGAGACGCCGCCGACATCTCGTTTTGGGATATCATCGAAGCCGTCGAGGGGCCGGACTATCTTTTCCAGTGCGCCGAGATCCGCAAGAAAAACATCTTTGTGGACGATCCGTCGGTCTTTTCGGAAAAGTGCCCGTGTCTGATCAAGGTGGTCATCCAGGAGGCCGAGGACGCTTTCCGCGACAGTCTGCGGCGCAAATCCCTGCGATGGTTGTTTGACCGCGTGCGCGGCAGCTTTCCCGAGGCCAAAAAGCAGGCTATGGCGGACTGGATCGACGGCGCTTAG
- a CDS encoding glycosyltransferase, with the protein MPNVVVVTYNRKELTQICIDSILEKTRGRFTLTVVDNGSQDGTVELLQQYEQKKYIHNLICIGRNMGIAVAANLGWLISKDDAYIKLDNDIEVVDGHWMEYLVDVAASNPTIGMVGYKFCDWHKTERRVLDSGHTLQVFESCGGGCALIPHHVHQRLGFWNEEYGLYGYEDLEYGVRANMDGYITGYIDKENVLAHRGFSVGNDAQHESIKNKSIAKEKTGQKLYLLNKFMFEKKLRPLSVQRKYLHRLDAENRLQFRVNAQCKSLYASQRHLLQTMQITLVDGVAQIDLRGLVEGA; encoded by the coding sequence ATGCCAAATGTCGTAGTCGTTACGTACAATCGGAAGGAATTGACACAGATTTGTATTGATTCAATTCTGGAGAAAACGCGAGGCAGATTCACGCTGACGGTCGTCGATAACGGGAGTCAGGATGGAACTGTCGAACTGTTACAGCAGTATGAGCAGAAAAAATATATTCATAACCTTATTTGCATCGGTCGAAATATGGGTATTGCGGTTGCGGCCAATCTTGGCTGGCTTATTTCCAAAGACGATGCGTATATAAAATTGGACAATGATATCGAGGTTGTTGACGGGCATTGGATGGAGTACCTGGTCGACGTTGCGGCATCCAATCCAACGATCGGCATGGTCGGTTACAAATTTTGTGACTGGCACAAAACCGAGCGGCGTGTTCTGGACAGCGGGCATACGCTTCAGGTCTTTGAGTCCTGCGGGGGCGGATGTGCGCTGATTCCGCATCATGTCCATCAACGTCTTGGCTTTTGGAACGAAGAATACGGACTATATGGCTATGAAGATCTTGAATATGGCGTTCGCGCCAACATGGATGGATATATCACCGGATATATTGACAAGGAAAATGTCCTGGCCCACAGAGGATTCTCTGTCGGCAACGATGCGCAGCATGAGTCGATCAAAAACAAGAGCATTGCCAAGGAAAAGACTGGTCAGAAGCTGTACTTGTTAAATAAATTCATGTTTGAAAAAAAGTTGCGCCCACTCTCGGTGCAGCGAAAGTATCTGCACCGCCTGGACGCCGAGAATCGGCTGCAATTCCGGGTCAACGCGCAATGCAAGAGCCTGTATGCCAGTCAACGGCACCTGTTGCAAACCATGCAGATAACGCTTGTCGATGGGGTTGCTCAAATCGATTTGCGCGGCTTAGTCGAAGGCGCATGA
- a CDS encoding DMT family transporter, translated as MRENARAAWGMAATALLWSTGGLAIKLVPLSPMAVAGWRSLLSAATLLLLFRARLDFRPTPARLGAAAAYAGLLLTNVAATKLTTAANAILLAYTAPVYVALLAPYCLGEKTRQADWLFIAATLGGMGLFFVDKLSASGFWGNILAVGSGLCYAAFTLCMRAGREDSPVSAVIAGHLLTVLAAVPFLAGELPDSVLALAGLGYLGIVQQGLSLALYVWCIKRLPALSAMLLMTLEPICNPLLVAIGYGELPGTWAVVGGAVVVAAVTLRGAAGRGAAQAA; from the coding sequence ATGCGTGAGAACGCCCGGGCCGCCTGGGGCATGGCGGCGACGGCCCTGCTGTGGAGCACCGGCGGGCTGGCCATCAAGCTCGTGCCGCTGTCGCCCATGGCCGTGGCCGGCTGGCGCAGCCTGCTTTCGGCCGCGACTTTGCTCCTGCTTTTCCGGGCGCGCCTGGATTTTCGCCCGACCCCGGCCCGCCTGGGCGCGGCCGCCGCCTATGCCGGCCTTTTACTCACCAACGTGGCGGCGACCAAATTGACCACGGCCGCCAACGCCATTTTGCTGGCCTATACCGCCCCGGTCTACGTGGCCCTGCTTGCGCCGTATTGCCTTGGCGAGAAGACGCGGCAGGCGGATTGGCTGTTTATAGCCGCCACCCTTGGCGGCATGGGGCTTTTTTTCGTGGACAAGCTCTCGGCCAGCGGATTTTGGGGCAATATCCTGGCCGTTGGCAGCGGCCTTTGCTACGCCGCCTTTACGCTGTGCATGCGGGCCGGGCGCGAGGACTCGCCGGTCTCGGCCGTCATCGCCGGACATCTGCTGACGGTGCTGGCGGCCGTGCCGTTTCTGGCCGGCGAGCTGCCGGACAGTGTCCTTGCCCTGGCCGGCCTGGGCTATCTGGGCATCGTGCAACAGGGGCTGTCGCTGGCGCTTTATGTCTGGTGCATCAAGCGGCTGCCGGCCTTGTCCGCCATGCTGCTCATGACCCTGGAGCCGATTTGCAACCCGCTGCTGGTGGCCATTGGCTACGGCGAACTGCCTGGAACCTGGGCCGTTGTCGGCGGAGCGGTGGTGGTGGCGGCGGTGACCCTGCGCGGGGCAGCGGGGCGGGGTGCTGCGCAGGCTGCCTGA
- a CDS encoding CYTH domain-containing protein, whose product MFEAEIKYVAGPGFTPPGARLPEAVYRDVYYDAPDGALAASGRELRLRRMGETALLTAKAPPFDAATASKEEFEAAVADPKATAALLAALGYVERISLTKHCRRFQDAVAGLALDITVVTVDFDPRTFVEIEHLASTETEAKAALSAIRAYAAGLGLTRECRDAYTDLALAALAASAPDKP is encoded by the coding sequence ATGTTTGAAGCCGAGATCAAGTACGTGGCCGGCCCGGGGTTCACGCCCCCGGGGGCGCGCCTCCCGGAGGCCGTCTACCGCGACGTCTATTACGATGCACCGGACGGGGCGCTGGCCGCCTCTGGGCGCGAGCTGCGGCTGCGGCGGATGGGTGAGACGGCGCTCCTCACAGCCAAAGCCCCGCCCTTTGACGCCGCCACCGCCTCCAAAGAGGAATTCGAGGCGGCCGTGGCCGATCCCAAGGCGACCGCCGCCCTGCTCGCCGCCCTGGGCTATGTCGAGCGCATCTCCCTGACCAAGCACTGCCGCCGCTTTCAGGACGCCGTCGCCGGCTTGGCGCTGGATATCACCGTGGTCACTGTGGACTTCGACCCACGCACCTTTGTGGAAATCGAGCATCTGGCCTCAACGGAAACCGAAGCCAAGGCCGCCCTGTCGGCCATCCGCGCCTATGCGGCCGGCCTGGGTCTTACCCGGGAATGCCGCGACGCCTATACCGATCTGGCCCTGGCCGCCTTGGCCGCGTCCGCCCCGGACAAGCCCTGA